A genome region from Clostridium sp. JN-9 includes the following:
- a CDS encoding CDP-glycerol glycerophosphotransferase family protein encodes MNKTIKILKQSGYLIIALFLRLFPKKRNRWVFGAWFGTSFSDNSKYLYLKVIKDYKDIEAVWITKDKDEIKYINSHGGKALLYGSFTADYYAATADVVFMTHNYVDLSPMYLIKKAYKVQLWHGVAFKKIGRDAIKNNDQNIFQSLKSKIINVWEDCDLYIAPSDEYSNKVKSAFNTTDDKILKVGQPRNDIFFNENTARHKFPDKKIITYMPTFRDNKDFSFDFSKLNDSQEEALNSLLNKYNAVIIQKKHFVNASYSKFKNSTEENVINLNKVDTQELLHSSDILITDYSSCYFDFLLLDRPIIHFVYDYKYYSEKDRGVYYDIKDVCGGKICFDFGSLLKSMEAYLKDPSLDSDQRSKVRRQFVTYDDGNSSDKIIKYILGRF; translated from the coding sequence ATGAATAAAACTATTAAAATACTTAAGCAGTCAGGTTATCTAATAATTGCTCTATTTTTACGTTTATTTCCTAAAAAAAGAAACAGGTGGGTATTTGGAGCCTGGTTTGGCACCTCCTTTTCTGACAACAGCAAATATCTTTATTTAAAAGTCATAAAGGATTACAAAGATATTGAAGCTGTGTGGATAACAAAAGATAAGGATGAAATTAAATACATAAACAGCCATGGAGGCAAAGCTCTTTTATATGGTTCATTTACTGCCGATTATTATGCTGCCACTGCTGATGTGGTTTTCATGACCCATAACTATGTGGATTTATCCCCCATGTATTTAATAAAGAAGGCATACAAGGTTCAGCTTTGGCATGGAGTTGCCTTTAAAAAAATAGGCAGAGATGCCATTAAAAATAATGACCAAAATATATTCCAAAGCTTAAAAAGCAAAATAATAAATGTATGGGAGGACTGCGACCTTTACATTGCCCCCTCTGATGAATATAGCAATAAGGTAAAGAGTGCTTTCAATACAACAGATGACAAAATATTAAAAGTTGGACAACCCAGAAATGATATTTTTTTTAATGAAAACACAGCAAGGCATAAATTCCCTGATAAAAAAATAATTACATATATGCCAACCTTCAGGGACAACAAGGATTTTTCCTTTGATTTTAGTAAGTTAAATGATTCTCAGGAGGAAGCACTAAATTCCCTTTTAAATAAATATAATGCAGTTATCATACAAAAGAAGCACTTTGTAAATGCCAGCTATAGCAAATTCAAAAATTCCACTGAGGAGAATGTTATAAATTTAAATAAGGTGGATACACAGGAACTTCTCCATTCATCAGATATACTGATTACGGACTATTCAAGCTGCTATTTTGATTTTTTATTACTAGACAGACCAATTATACACTTTGTATATGATTATAAATACTACAGTGAAAAAGACAGAGGAGTATACTATGACATCAAGGATGTATGCGGAGGAAAAATATGCTTTGACTTTGGTTCTCTTCTTAAAAGCATGGAAGCATATTTAAAAGATCCTTCTCTGGATTCAGACCAGAGGAGTAAGGTCAGGCGGCAATTTGTTACCTATGATGATGGCAACAGTTCAGATAAAATAATAAAATACATTTTGGGGAGGTTTTAA
- the tagD gene encoding glycerol-3-phosphate cytidylyltransferase has translation MKKVITYGTFDLFHYGHVNLLKRAKALGDYLIVGLSTDGFNQIKNKTAHFPYEERKEILEAIKYVDQVIPEENWEQKISDIKKYDVDVFVMGDDWRGKFDFLKEYCQVVYLPRTKGISTTKIKYDLLHAR, from the coding sequence TTGAAAAAGGTAATAACCTATGGCACATTTGATTTATTCCACTATGGCCATGTAAATTTACTCAAGCGTGCAAAAGCTTTAGGTGATTATTTAATTGTAGGACTGTCAACGGATGGGTTTAATCAGATTAAGAACAAAACTGCTCATTTCCCCTATGAGGAGAGGAAAGAAATATTAGAAGCTATAAAATATGTAGATCAGGTAATACCTGAAGAAAACTGGGAACAGAAGATATCAGACATAAAAAAATATGATGTAGACGTATTTGTCATGGGTGATGACTGGAGAGGAAAGTTCGACTTCCTTAAAGAATACTGCCAAGTGGTTTATTTACCAAGAACCAAAGGAATTTCCACAACAAAAATCAAATACGATTTACTACACGCTCGATAA
- the rfbD gene encoding dTDP-4-dehydrorhamnose reductase, producing MKILITGSNGQLGRELTRQYSSDKSVELILTDVNNLDITDYDSVQKMVSEKRPDIIINCAAHTAVDKCETDVHNAYRINTIGPKNLAEAAYSIGAEIVQISTDYVFDGQVNKPLTEFDTPNPQTVYGASKLQGEELVKTLNPKHYIVRTAWLYGDGNNFVKTMINLSKTHDTIKVVNDQFGTPTSTVDLAAVIIKLVREKNYGLFHCTCKGKCSWYDFAKKIFELKNIDINVVPCTTDEFPRPAKRPKYSVLENYMLELTTGDITRPWEEAVEEYLKNM from the coding sequence ATGAAAATACTTATAACAGGATCAAATGGACAATTGGGAAGAGAATTAACAAGGCAATACAGCAGTGATAAATCTGTAGAACTTATACTGACAGATGTAAATAATCTGGATATTACGGACTATGACAGTGTGCAGAAAATGGTATCAGAAAAAAGACCGGATATTATAATTAACTGTGCAGCTCATACTGCAGTGGACAAGTGCGAGACAGATGTACATAATGCATATAGAATTAATACCATAGGACCAAAGAATCTGGCTGAAGCAGCTTACTCCATTGGGGCTGAAATTGTTCAGATTTCCACAGATTATGTTTTTGATGGACAGGTTAATAAGCCATTAACAGAGTTTGATACACCAAATCCTCAGACAGTTTACGGAGCATCAAAGCTTCAGGGGGAAGAGCTGGTTAAAACTCTTAATCCAAAGCATTATATAGTAAGAACAGCATGGCTGTACGGCGATGGAAATAATTTTGTTAAAACCATGATAAATTTAAGCAAGACACATGACACCATAAAGGTGGTAAATGATCAGTTTGGTACACCTACCAGCACAGTGGATCTTGCAGCAGTAATTATAAAGCTTGTTCGGGAAAAAAATTACGGATTATTCCACTGCACTTGCAAGGGAAAATGCTCATGGTATGATTTTGCAAAGAAAATATTCGAACTGAAGAATATAGATATTAATGTAGTACCATGTACCACAGATGAATTCCCAAGACCTGCAAAAAGGCCGAAATATTCTGTACTTGAAAATTATATGCTGGAGCTTACTACAGGGGACATAACAAGACCTTGGGAAGAAGCAGTAGAGGAATATTTAAAAAACATGTAA